In Elephas maximus indicus isolate mEleMax1 chromosome 4, mEleMax1 primary haplotype, whole genome shotgun sequence, a genomic segment contains:
- the LOC126074986 gene encoding olfactory receptor 6C2-like has product MRNGTVTSFILLGLTDDLQLQVLIFVFVFLTYILSVAGNLTIITLTFVDSHLRTPMYFFLKNFSFLEISFTSACIPRYLYNIATGDKVITYNACMSQVFFTDICGATEFFLLATMSYDCYVAICKPLHYVTIVSSRVCRILIICSWMAGFCVIIPLLSLCLNLEFCDSNVLDHFACDAFRLVKISCSDTWIIEQTVIVCAVLTLNMTLTCVVLSYGSIIRTIFRFPSVQQRKKALSTCSSHMIVVSITYGTCFFIYMNPTAKEEVTINKVVSLLISSVSPTLNPFIYTLRNNQVKKAFKDSFKRFISLSTK; this is encoded by the coding sequence ATGAGAAATGGCACGGTAACATCATTCATTCTGCTGGGACTGACCGATGACCTTCAGCTGCAGGTTCTgatttttgtctttgtctttctcACCTACATATTGAGTGTAGCTGGGAACCTGACCATCATCACCCTCACCTTTGTGGATTCCCATCTGAGAACACCTATGTACTTTTTCTTGAAGAATTTTTCCTTCTTAGAGATCTCATTCACCTCTGCTTGCATCCCCAGATACCTGTATAACATAGCAACGGGTGACAAGGTCATTACCTATAATGCCTGTATGAGCCAAGTGTTTTTTACTGACATCTGTGGAGCCACAGAATTTTTCCTCCTGGCCACCATGTCCTATgactgctatgtggccatctgcaaacccTTGCATTATGTGACAATTGTGAGCAGCAGAGTCTGCAGGATTCTCATTATCTGTTCTTGGATGGCTGGTTTTTGTGTAATAATCCCACTACTAAGCCTGTGTTTAAATCTGGAATTTTGTGACTCTAATGTGCTTGACCATTTTGCCTGTGATGCCTTTCGTCTTGTGAAAATCTCATGCTCGGATACATGGATTATAGAACAGACAGTTATCGTCTGTGCTGTGCTGACCCTAAATATGACTCTTACTTGTGTAGTTCTGTCATACGGTAGTATCATCAGGACAATATTTAGATTCCCCTCTGTCCAACAAAGGAAAAAGGCCCTTTCTACTTGTTCTTCCCACATGATTGTGGTTTCCATCACCTATGGCACGTGCTTTTTCATCTATATGAATCCTACAGCAAAGGAAGAAGTGACCATTAATAAAGTGGTTTCACTGctcatttcttctgtttcacCAACATTGAACCCGTTTATTTATACCCTGAGGAATAATCAAGTTAAGAAAGCTTTCAAGGACTCATTTAAAAGATTTATATCACTCTCAactaagtaa